Proteins encoded by one window of bacterium:
- a CDS encoding DUF1858 domain-containing protein — MTETPKKLITPQTKVGELLDAFPELENVLIQIAPPFKKLRNPILRRTVARVTSLSQAARVGGVSVAEMINTLRQAVEQPDYQLSDEVPLGPRSCPETPDWLRTDRIVKRMDVRPMISAGEQPMGRVLQELASLAKGDILEIVTPFEPAPLIDKAMERGFHTWISTESPEVVRAYFLRP; from the coding sequence ATGACCGAAACACCGAAAAAGCTGATAACTCCGCAGACAAAAGTGGGTGAGCTACTCGATGCCTTCCCTGAATTGGAGAATGTGCTGATCCAGATCGCTCCTCCTTTCAAGAAGCTACGCAATCCGATCCTGCGGCGTACGGTCGCGCGAGTAACCAGCCTAAGCCAAGCGGCACGAGTCGGTGGTGTGTCTGTCGCGGAAATGATCAACACTCTGCGCCAGGCAGTTGAACAGCCAGACTATCAGTTGAGTGACGAAGTACCGCTCGGACCCAGATCCTGCCCCGAGACACCTGATTGGCTGAGGACGGATCGGATAGTCAAACGCATGGACGTTCGCCCGATGATTAGCGCTGGCGAACAACCTATGGGTAGAGTGCTCCAGGAACTGGCCTCGCTGGCCAAGGGAGACATCCTTGAGATTGTCACACCCTTTGAACCTGCACCGCTCATTGACAAGGCAATGGAGCGTGGTTTTCACACTTGGATTTCAACGGAGTCTCCGGAGGTCGTCCGGGCCTATTTCCTGCGACCATGA